The genome window ATTAAATCTATAGTTGGAACTGGCTATGGCAGGATCTCCCTGCCCTTTTTAGATCAAAAGGTGACAGAAATTACCTGTCATGGAAAAGGAGCATATTTTCTGGATGCCAGCATAAGGACGGTCATAGATATCGGAGGTCAGGATAGTAAGGTCATAAGTCTAGATTCCAAAGGAAATGTTATTGACTTTTTAATGAATGATAAATGCGCGGCGGGTACAGGAAAGTTTTTGCAAGTGATGGCCCATGCTTTAGAAATAGAAGTGGGAGAGCTTTCAACGATTGCCCAGGGTGTGGAGGCTCAGACCATAAGTAGCATGTGCACGGTATTTGCTGAATCTGAAATTATCAGTTTGATGGCAGAGGGTGCCTCTAAGGAAAGTATTGCAGCGGGATTACTTCAATCGGTATGTA of Irregularibacter muris contains these proteins:
- a CDS encoding acyl-CoA dehydratase activase, whose product is MYSVGIDVGSVAAKAVIFDGKNIIAKKITPTGWSPKESGQQLFEEIIEVNDIKRQEIKSIVGTGYGRISLPFLDQKVTEITCHGKGAYFLDASIRTVIDIGGQDSKVISLDSKGNVIDFLMNDKCAAGTGKFLQVMAHALEIEVGELSTIAQGVEAQTISSMCTVFAESEIISLMAEGASKESIAAGLLQSVCSKAYTLASKVGVKEKVFFSGGVSKNPLLKDLLSKKLHTEVISSEFSQYLGAIGAAVIGYKK